The DNA segment TATAGTATTCTCCAATGTAGGATGATGAGATGGTTTAACTCTTGAATTAATTGCCAATTCCAGATCCTCTTGTGGACTACTATCTCTTTCCTTATTTTCAACTTTTCTGGAAGAAACTTCTTCAATGTTTGAGATTATCGCTACTCTTAGTTTATTGTAGTTACCTTTGTAATGGGTACCATGCAATTTTCCTTTATGTTCCCAATCCCAAAACAGACCAATTCTATTCTTAATAAATACTTCCCACCTAGAATCTCTAGTCCCTATACCAATATTACTAACCAGTTCACTCTTTAGGACTTGAACACTTTTTCTGGGATCATTAGATGTTGCACTTCTAACTAAGAAGTTACTTCCATCGACAgaagttaaattattgtCTTGGGCGGTAATATCAAAATCCAGACTAAACGCTGTATTCATACAGTTATTCAGGAATATTACAGTAGATCCATTGGAATGTGTAAATTTAGTCAAAACTGTCAAAAGCATTATTAAATGCCTGCATTTAATTTCATGTATACTAGTGTCTATATTTGTGTTCATTCTtttacatatataattcagatgattatttattatgttAGAAAATCCATCGATTATTATCAACTTGTAGGAATTATTGTCATGGGGTTCTTCTGAATTCTGttcattttctattttaagatgttgtaataatttagtaaaaaagaaagttaACTCAGATATCTTGGTAATTTGAACATGGTACATTTTATCATAAGTTGACAGATCAGCAAAGTTATTCGCAGCTATTGTTTTGTTTGTGTCGATCCATAACACATTACTTCCTTTGTTTGAATGATTTGATCGAAGAAAGTTATTTACTATTTGTACACCTAATCTAGTCTTACCAATCCCTGGAGGACCATAAATTTCGTATATTGATCTATTCTGGAATGATCCACCTAAATATTCATCCAGTTTATCAATTCCAGATTTAATAATCGAATTATTAGCTGATGAGATCAGCTGAGATAATGAAACACCAAAAGACATATTTTGGGAAGCACCAAATATACGGTCGATTTTACAAACAGAAAAATCcagtatatatatcttgTAGAGGTTCTGACTGTTCTGTTACCggttttattttctaaagttGTAGTAAACTcttacaatatatatttatatttcaagattttATTTGTGAATTAATGTAAAATGCATTACAATTGATGACTTTGAATATAGCGCAGCGCGTTAATGTTCATGTTTCACAATTTAAATCGATGAGTTCAACAGACACAAGTAAAATACATTTACGTATTTATTgagaaaatatcaataaagGTAATAGTTACAGTATATATTGGCTTTTTAAACGACTACagaaatatttatagtTTGTTACCTATGtatataatgatgatatgCTTCATTAAACTGAAAGATTCTAGTCGATTGAAGTTTTACaaactgaaaaataataatgccTGAGAGTGGAAACTAAATGAACTGTATTAACAGAGAAAAATTCATAGTCCGCTGGATATGTCGATTCTTATAGGGTTTGCAATGATAAAAACCAATTTAAATGCATAGTTGCTTGAAATTTTATGGCTGCaaaaaaattccaaaaaaGAGTTCcttaaatttattacagTTTTATGCTAtgtttgatattattgttaGTGTGACCAAAGTTACAAAAAGTAGTCCATTTGTACTTTCTTTGTCGGTATTATTGCATTACCAACGCCATTTTGAGCCTGTACAGCATCAAAAATTGTATAATTTCTTGACAAATCATCTTCTATTCTTAACACTGCAGCAACATTACCACATCTGTAACAATAATTTGGCGCCGACCAAACCGTAACCAACCCGCCATCGAACATTTCTTTGTAACCTTCCATTACTAGTTGATGTGCTCTTGTTATTAGTTCTATATCATTTTTgtacaaaaaattatctaCCTCATTTTTTCCAAACAGGAAACCTGCACCTCGAGGAGATAAAGACCATGTCATAACTTCATCAGGGTCACTCCACAATAAATCACACATGGCACCTTCATGTGGAACTTCTTGCTTTCTATCTATGTCTCTAATTTCGTCGATAGTATTAATATCTGGTGATAAACCACCATGAACAcagaaaattttattatcgATAACTGCACCAAGGGATAAATAGTCAAATACTTCACAACAATATCTCCAAACATTACTATTACCGTATTTCCTCATGATTTCATCGTAAAACCCATAGACTTTTGTAATTTGTCTTGTCTCATGATTACCTCTAATCAAACTAATTCTATCTGGATATCTCAGTTTAtaacataataataacaaaaagGATTCCAATGAATAGAATCCTCTGTCAACAAAATCTCCCAAGAAGATATACCTACTATTTTCAACTCCACCACTTTTATCAAATAGAGTCAATAAATCATGCAACTGACCATGAATATCACCACAAATAGTCACTGGCGTATCAACTTTGCTCACGTTAGCTTCATTGATTAATAGTTCTTGTGCATTCAAACACAACGTATACACCGTTTCTTCATGTATATGTTTCCCTTGCCTTATCAGCGATATTATCTTATCCAAATCCATTTTGTAACTTTCCCTCTccttattatatatatatatatatatatatatatatatatagtagTATATATATNNNNNNNNNNNNNNNNNNNNNNNNNNAGACTGTGTAAATGTAACAACAGAACCCGAAGATACTCTCGACGTGCTTTTAATGTAATTCAAGTTTTCACCACCTTGTTCAGCAAACACAATAGAGTTCTACATTAACTTAAAAATGTCTTTGCCTCTATTTATCCATCAACTCCAACTGGCAGACTTTCCTCATACTAAACTATTACTGATGACTTTCAATTTGttgattattcattttaGATGAGTTCCAAGGTTTTCAAAACTCGAACACGCTTTAAAATTTTCGTTTACGCGATTGTTTCCGCTTCACGTGATTTATCAACAAATaagatgagatgagatgagatggCAAGAGATAGCAACTGCAATTGCGATGACAAGCATACTTGTTACAAACTTTTTAAAGTCGCCTCTCAGAGTGCTTCATCTTATagatttgttttattttgagAATATGTTGAATTTTTCGATATCGTATACAACGTTCATTTCAAATCAATGCGGGGGACGGGGGCTTACAAATAATACATTAAGTGTTCCTCTCTATTATGTTTCgttatattttcttttttttgtgTACTATTTAAGTTATGTATTACTTATAATTTTACTGACTATTCTTGTCTACATTTTTCTGAATTCACTCAATACCGGATAGATTGCCTCGAACGCTTGATAGatttcttctctttgttTTGCACCTGTTAAAACAATCTTACCAGAGACGAAAACCAACAGAACGATCTTAGGTTTCACCATTCTGTAAATCAGACCCGGGAATAATTCAGGTTCATAAGATGAGAAAGTACCATGGCTGAACGCTAGACCTTCCAAACGTATTGGAAATTTGACATCACAAGAACCAACgatattttgtattttgaAATCTGTGAACTTGGCTGCGAACCCAATCTTCTGAATAATTCTAGCGTATTTTCTACTGGCTAGTTTAGAGTCATCTTCACTTTTAGCACCGGTGACAACCATCTTACCTGATGCAAATATCAATGCTGTTGTTTTTGGTTCTCTGATACGCATGATAACGGCAGCAAAACGTTTTGGATTAAATTCAGCATTACGTGCATGCAAAGCAACAGTTTTTAAATCTAAACGACATCCTAGATTGACTGTCGCCACGATATTCTGTAATGTTGGAACTATACCGGATGTTGCATCGTCATCCTCCTCCTCCTCCTCCTCCTTCCCCTCCTGGTTCTCATTTGTTTCTTCACTCTTTAACTTGTTCTCTGAAGAGGCTGCCACTTTATCTTGATTTTCCCATACTTGTCTAGTGTTAGGATCGAATACAATCTTATTTGCATCTTGGAATTGCTTTAAAcgttcttcttcttcagccatatttgaataaaatgtACAATGTATCTTCCTTAAAAAgtaatttgaaaaaatgtGGAGTTCAGATAATTGTCTCGACACACTTCTTCACCTTCTAGAATGTAATCTATCTCTTAAAACCAACTACAAATAatgttgataataaaaataaaaataaaaataaaaaaaatacaacgTATTTATCCCAATATATTCTCCTTTAACGCACTTGGGaaaatcaatataaaaCACTAATAAAGCACTATTACCTTAAATATCTTGTGACTATAAACAAATCAAACGTTGATCTTTACTAGTAACACTTATATCTTTAAACTATCTACAATATATCAACTTATTCTATACAATTTCAacttaaattattatgttttcttctttcgAATTTTAAACTTAAAgcattaaataaagaaatatatcGTGTTTCACGAAATGTGACaccaaatatataatttacaCCAtagattatttaaaaagtaGTAATGCAGATACgaatataaattcaaaagtttACCGCCAATATCATCTATGTTTCAATTagttgattttattatctttatttaaacaatactatatatcaaaatctGAATTCTGGTAAAACTTAGATTAGGAGCCAAGTTAgaagcaaaaaaaaaatgatagtCGATGAGTTGAGAAACGATGATAGATCTAAGACGCAAAATATAGGTTCAAAGCCCGATGTGGAAGTGGTTTATAATTTGTCACAGGAGTATTTGAAACATGCTTATAAAATATCCAAAAACGTAGGGAATGAAGCGCACCTGAAGCAGTATTATTCGCTAATATCAATGTCTCTCAAATGTTTTCAATACATGAAGGAAAACTACCAATTATCCATTGAGCAAGATTACAAAATAACAATTGAAttggtaaatattttgataaatgaAACTTTTAATCTTGAATTAGCGGAAAGCTATTTATCATCCTTAAAAGAAAGATTACAAAATCATCAAGTAGGTgtattgaaagaaaaaatgatCTGTGATTATTATATCCTTTATCAACTATCTAAGAAGCATAACacagaatattattataaaatcgCGTCCCGTAATTGTTCACAACTTGTTACGTATTTGGAGACATTAACAACTACAAATGACGTTATTGAAACATGGTTACCCATCTTTAGATACATTGATGTATGGTTAGATATTAAAgcaaataagaaaaatatggtgatatcaaaatataatgacattattcaagaaaatataaaaaactGTAAATCTGAAAGATTTGAAGCATTTATCCTTTTATCGTTTACAAATTATCTATTAGGTGAAAATCATGTTATCCCTAAGACTGTAACAAATAGGTTAGATGAATTAGATTGGTCAAAAATTGGAATTAAATATCATGGTTGGAAATTAGTCACTGATTTAATACGGAATATATACAAAGATGAAAACATAACTGAGACATTGAACGAgtttaaagaatatttcagtaaaattaaaaaaatatcaaagaTAATCCAAAAAGGCACTGATCATAGTTTATCAAATagtaatatttatttcaaaaacgGATTCTACTTGGAAGTATCATTTGGAGTCATCTtcgatgaagaagaattaaaaaatattctattGCTATTCCAAAGTGTAAGCTATTTAGTTAATTGTTATGATAAGAGGGCAAATTTTTCTACTAAATTCTTACCAAAAGTAAAAGAAACCACGAAAaatctattattatcaacaatTAATAACGAAAGTACTTTAAATGACGATAATGAAACtcattcattaaattatacCGATACAAAAATAGATTGGTACAAATCAATACTTCAGGTAACTGGTTTTTACCAGTCATTGGAGTCGATAATTTTACTTGGTTCCACTAATATCACTGCTAATATCACCGACATTGAAGGAAGTATAACAAAATTAGATGTCCAATATCCACATTTATTGCAAGCAATCAATACACAAGCTATATATGGTAAACAATTAACCGCCGTCGAGGAATTCTTCAccattattaattcaaagAGCATATCTCcagaattgaaaatgatttcattgttaaattcgtattcaatttgtttgtattcaaaattttcagGTGCCGTTGTTCAAAATTCTCATGGTGATTTATGGGACTACAATAAAATTTGGAACCAAATTGAGAAAGAAATGGAAACAACTAACCTATCtgaaaattcaatttgGGATTGTACAATTACTATTTTATGGATAATAAACCattttgaacaatttaCTTCAAATCTTCTTCCTTCAACTGATTCAGAAAAAAACAGTTACcttgaaaaattaagaatATATTATGAATCAAATAAACTAGGAAATTCTTCTTCGAAACATATTGAGAAATGGAAATCAGAAGGCAAATACgtaaagttaaaaaaaagtttGTTATTGCAGCTATTATTAAACTATTTAGGTGCCATTCTGTTTGAACATGATTTAGAAgtaatgttaaaaatatcagGGATATGTTTTCATATATCTAAGGAGCAGGAACTCCCAAACATTAGATATGTGCTCGGTCTTTGGCATTTAAGAAACTGTACAGCTGCGATGGATTCTAAAAGTGCAACAATTACGAAAGTAAAGTTAGAAAGCATAGTTAGAgttataaatgaaaaatcagGAGAAACCATTTAGCACAGTATTTCTTCCAACAATAACTAACATTTTTTTAGTGCCctataatgatatttatagATTCGAAATGTATCGTACTTTCTTATTAGctcaattaattttcaaatttgcATTAAACGTTAATTtatgtaatattatttgatctttatatatacagaaATGCCATGTTAACCATTGTTCAGGTTGCCAAGGCCACATATCTAATTCGTCACACCAAAAAAAAGCGGAAGCTAgtcttatttttttatattagtATTTGATGCTGATCTCCTCAATGCATAGGCAACTGAAGCCTGTTTCGACTTTTTACTTCTTTCGCTATCCTTTACATGACCTCTGGTATCCAAATTAACAGTACCTGCACTTTCAAATAAGTTAACATTACCAATAAGTAAACCTAATGTTTCTAATACTTGCTGAGGATCGGTTAAATGTGCTTTAGCCACTGTCTTTTTCTTACCAGAACCAACTGAAACAGGGTATAGACCGTAACTTCcatttccatttttcaTGTCTGGATACTTTTCTGACCATATATCATGAACAGAGTTTAATTGCTTGAACATGTCTTCATCAGTACGATCATCACCTAAACACAAAACAAAATCTGCCATCTGTTCGAATGGCTTTCCTGTATCAGCACCCTTTAAAAAGTCAGGAGTCTCCCCATGTTTATTCCAAATTAATCTCTTAACAATTTCACCCTTATTCACAAATTTTGGACGAACTTCAATATTAGCTTTACCATCCATAACCTCCAAGTCATGAACATCAGagaattttaataactcattcttcaattctttCGCACTAAATTCCCCTAATTCCGGAACAGCCTTTCTGTAATGCCATGTTAGTGCAACTTTTTTAGTTTCAATAAACGAACCAGGTGTACGATCGGTAAATTCTTGCATTTTTTCAGCAACTAATTTTTGCCAAGTCATGTCGTATGCTTCTGCCAAGTTAATCCAATTTTTAGTATTTgcatttttaatgaaacaaCCGTGCTCAGCACTTAATCCTAGTTCAGGGACTTTTGAGCCCAACCATttgtttaaaaattttgagTCACGGCCTGAAATGATCCAGATTTCATTTTTAGGATCTGCTACAAGcttattcaaaattgaGTACAGTCTAGCAGTTGGAATAGCCGCAGCTGGATCTTGAACGATCGGAGTTAAAGTACCGtcataatcaaataaaaataaacgGCGTTGTGCTTTATTATAATCGTCTAATAGAACTGGCCTATTTAAGGCTGGTGTAATTTTCCTTTCTGCAGGATCAGTACTTTCGTTTTTATCCGTAATCTCTTTAAAGGAATCAAGTAATTTATCTGTCCAATTTTGTATAATTGGAACTTGACTCCAAACTGTTTTTTGTAAAGCATATTTCTCCTCTTttgttaatgaaaaagccttctttatctttttaGCAACAGCAACTGAATCCCAAGGGTTAACAATCATTGCATCTTTCAAGACGGTGCTGCTACCCGAAAACTCACTTATAATCAAAGGATCACCGTAGCAATGGAATTGGGATTCGTGAGATTTTAAGGTGACGTACTCTAATGAGGTGGTATTTATGCCATCTCTGACGGTTGTGACTAGACACAAATCAGCAGCTCTCAATAGAGATAGATAAACATCATTTGGTATTCTCATGTAGTAATGCTGTACAGGTGTAAAATTCAACTCACCATATTGAGCATTAATAGAATTAACTATGTCGTTGATTTGTTGTTCTAATTTGATAATGGATGAATTATATCTATTAGCAATAGGACTACTAACTTGAATTAAACACACTTTACCAATCCATTCTGGATTCATAGCtaaaaatgtttcaaaGGCTCTTAGTTTTTGAATTACTCCTGTAGTTTCATTCAAACGATCTCTACCaatgatgatttttttaCCTTGATAAGCCTGTTTAATTGCTAAAACCTTTGCATCgacatttttattgaatgcATTCTTCAAGAAGCTTTTAGAATCTATACCAATTGGCAATGAAtcaacaataatatcacCACCATAAACActtaaattatattgatCTAAGTCAAACGTGTTATTGAAAATCTTTTTGTGAGTACAATCCAACAATCTCTTACatgaagaaacaaaatgTCTAGCGAAGCCATCATTTTGAAATGTAACTCTGTCAGCTCCTACCAAACCGTCCAAGatttgttttcttcttggTAAACATCTAAAATACTCATTACTTGGCCAAGAGGTATGATGGAAATAAgcaattttaatattatcgtCTCTATCATTCAATTGCATTCTCAATAATTGTGGTAATAACAACAGATAGTAATCATGAATCCAAATGACATCCCCATTCttgtaaatttttgaaatttccATGGCGTAAGCTTCATTGAATTTGACGTAATCGTACCACCAATCCTTCTCTTTCTCACCTTCAGCATTCTGcttcaatatataatgaaacGTTGGCCATATAATGTTTTCAGCATACATTCTCCATCTCTTTTGATCTCTTCTTAGCAGCCAGACCGGATGAACGTTGTCAACATTCACGTTGAACGTATTGccttcttcatttttcttCTCCGGAGCAGAAGGATCGCTATACAGGTAACTCTTCAACGCAGAGTTCAATGAATCCAACTGTTGGTTGCTCAAATAAAGTGGGTCGTCATTATTCACAGCAGAACTTGAAGATTTCTCCAAGTTATTCAAATCGTTTTTCAAATGTTGATCCAAAATATCTGCGTTAATGACTTTTGAATCCAAATCTTTCAACTCagtttcatcttcatttatttgttcatcttcttcatgTTTGGCAAATATTGGAACGTCGTCTCTTGTAATTTCACCTGTCCAACCGACTATATGCTGTTCGTAATTTTCATTGTCATTCAAATATTGGAAAGAAGTATATAACGCAGGGTTTGTCAATAAAGGTTTAATGTTCCATTCATCATTATACCCATTCAATTGGATATTGAAAGGTAGCTGTCCTAcacaattaataattctttgtTTAGCCATCGTTTACAAGTCGTTTTTATAGATATTATTTGCTGCTCCctattttttcaataggTGTTCGAAGAGAGAAATTAGGAAACGAATTAATACAAACAACAAAGAAATAGCTCGACACgacttatatatatatatatatatgtctgTTGTGTGTGTGTGAATGATCAACTAATAAATACTAGAATGAATTGAGTAAGTATTACGATCAGGGGGTGATAGATAAAATTCCATATCATgcattaattaatttttagTTTATTCATATCCATGACGAATTTTCATTTAGATTTTCCAAACATTACCCTGGTTTTCAAGCGCAGAGAGACAAATGAACATTAGAACGACATACAGTCTGCATCAGTACAACAAGCGGGGCTACAAAGCAACCTCATCTCAAGTAACTTTGCCATGG comes from the Tetrapisispora phaffii CBS 4417 chromosome 1, complete genome genome and includes:
- the TPS2 gene encoding trehalose-phosphatase TPS2 (similar to Saccharomyces cerevisiae TPS2 (YDR074W); ancestral locus Anc_8.195) produces the protein MAKQRIINCVGQLPFNIQLNGYNDEWNIKPLLTNPALYTSFQYLNDNENYEQHIVGWTGEITRDDVPIFAKHEEDEQINEDETELKDLDSKVINADILDQHLKNDLNNLEKSSSSAVNNDDPLYLSNQQLDSLNSALKSYLYSDPSAPEKKNEEGNTFNVNVDNVHPVWLLRRDQKRWRMYAENIIWPTFHYILKQNAEGEKEKDWWYDYVKFNEAYAMEISKIYKNGDVIWIHDYYLLLLPQLLRMQLNDRDDNIKIAYFHHTSWPSNEYFRCLPRRKQILDGLVGADRVTFQNDGFARHFVSSCKRLLDCTHKKIFNNTFDLDQYNLSVYGGDIIVDSLPIGIDSKSFLKNAFNKNVDAKVLAIKQAYQGKKIIIGRDRLNETTGVIQKLRAFETFLAMNPEWIGKVCLIQVSSPIANRYNSSIIKLEQQINDIVNSINAQYGELNFTPVQHYYMRIPNDVYLSLLRAADLCLVTTVRDGINTTSLEYVTLKSHESQFHCYGDPLIISEFSGSSTVLKDAMIVNPWDSVAVAKKIKKAFSLTKEEKYALQKTVWSQVPIIQNWTDKLLDSFKEITDKNESTDPAERKITPALNRPVLLDDYNKAQRRLFLFDYDGTLTPIVQDPAAAIPTARLYSILNKLVADPKNEIWIISGRDSKFLNKWLGSKVPELGLSAEHGCFIKNANTKNWINLAEAYDMTWQKLVAEKMQEFTDRTPGSFIETKKVALTWHYRKAVPELGEFSAKELKNELLKFSDVHDLEVMDGKANIEVRPKFVNKGEIVKRLIWNKHGETPDFLKGADTGKPFEQMADFVLCLGDDRTDEDMFKQLNSVHDIWSEKYPDMKNGNGSYGLYPVSVGSGKKKTVAKAHLTDPQQVLETLGLLIGNVNLFESAGTVNLDTRGHVKDSERSKKSKQASVAYALRRSASNTNIKK
- the SCC4 gene encoding cohesin-loading factor complex subunit SCC4 (similar to Saccharomyces cerevisiae SCC4 (YER147C); ancestral locus Anc_8.196), whose translation is MIVDELRNDDRSKTQNIGSKPDVEVVYNLSQEYLKHAYKISKNVGNEAHLKQYYSLISMSLKCFQYMKENYQLSIEQDYKITIELVNILINETFNLELAESYLSSLKERLQNHQVGVLKEKMICDYYILYQLSKKHNTEYYYKIASRNCSQLVTYLETLTTTNDVIETWLPIFRYIDVWLDIKANKKNMVISKYNDIIQENIKNCKSERFEAFILLSFTNYLLGENHVIPKTVTNRLDELDWSKIGIKYHGWKLVTDLIRNIYKDENITETLNEFKEYFSKIKKISKIIQKGTDHSLSNSNIYFKNGFYLEVSFGVIFDEEELKNILLLFQSVSYLVNCYDKRANFSTKFLPKVKETTKNLLLSTINNESTLNDDNETHSLNYTDTKIDWYKSILQVTGFYQSLESIILLGSTNITANITDIEGSITKLDVQYPHLLQAINTQAIYGKQLTAVEEFFTIINSKSISPELKMISLLNSYSICLYSKFSGAVVQNSHGDLWDYNKIWNQIEKEMETTNLSENSIWDCTITILWIINHFEQFTSNLLPSTDSEKNSYLEKLRIYYESNKLGNSSSKHIEKWKSEGKYVKLKKSLLLQLLLNYLGAILFEHDLEVMLKISGICFHISKEQELPNIRYVLGLWHLRNCTAAMDSKSATITKVKLESIVRVINEKSGETI
- the RAD55 gene encoding putative DNA-dependent ATPase RAD55 (similar to Saccharomyces cerevisiae RAD55 (YDR076W); ancestral locus Anc_8.200), which codes for MSFGVSLSQLISSANNSIIKSGIDKLDEYLGGSFQNRSIYEIYGPPGIGKTRLGVQIVNNFLRSNHSNKGSNVLWIDTNKTIAANNFADLSTYDKMYHVQITKISELTFFFTKLLQHLKIENEQNSEEPHDNNSYKLIIIDGFSNIINNHLNYICKRMNTNIDTSIHEIKCRHLIMLLTVLTKFTHSNGSTVIFLNNCMNTAFSLDFDITAQDNNLTSVDGSNFLVRSATSNDPRKSVQVLKSELVSNIGIGTRDSRWEVFIKNRIGLFWDWEHKGKLHGTHYKGNYNKLRVAIISNIEEVSSRKVENKERDSSPQEDLELAINSRVKPSHHPTLENTIKVYVNDEGEFCSSSGLASQRNKKRSKSPDPTVTKKKQSSYIDFQSSINEEQSSQASQATPTNVDQSFISTLEEANDYSDIVEENDEIIYDSEG
- the PPH3 gene encoding phosphoprotein phosphatase PP4 catalytic subunit PPH3 (similar to Saccharomyces cerevisiae PPH3 (YDR075W); ancestral locus Anc_8.199), giving the protein MDLDKIISLIRQGKHIHEETVYTLCLNAQELLINEANVSKVDTPVTICGDIHGQLHDLLTLFDKSGGVENSRYIFLGDFVDRGFYSLESFLLLLCYKLRYPDRISLIRGNHETRQITKVYGFYDEIMRKYGNSNVWRYCCEVFDYLSLGAVIDNKIFCVHGGLSPDINTIDEIRDIDRKQEVPHEGAMCDLLWSDPDEVMTWSLSPRGAGFLFGKNEVDNFLYKNDIELITRAHQLVMEGYKEMFDGGLVTVWSAPNYCYRCGNVAAVLRIEDDLSRNYTIFDAVQAQNGVGNAIIPTKKVQMDYFL
- the SPT15 gene encoding TATA-binding protein (similar to Saccharomyces cerevisiae SPT15 (YER148W); ancestral locus Anc_8.197) — protein: MAEEEERLKQFQDANKIVFDPNTRQVWENQDKVAASSENKLKSEETNENQEGKEEEEEEDDDATSGIVPTLQNIVATVNLGCRLDLKTVALHARNAEFNPKRFAAVIMRIREPKTTALIFASGKMVVTGAKSEDDSKLASRKYARIIQKIGFAAKFTDFKIQNIVGSCDVKFPIRLEGLAFSHGTFSSYEPELFPGLIYRMVKPKIVLLVFVSGKIVLTGAKQREEIYQAFEAIYPVLSEFRKM